CGGGAATTCCGCAGGTTTTGGCGATAACACGAAGTCGCGCGCTTCGTTAAAGCCGATCCAGCACATCTCCCAGTTGCCGAATAGATACTCGCGAATTTTAACTAGCTTACCGTCGTCGTTGCTTAGCTTTTCGCCTAGGCGCACCTTTGCGACGTCCGCGGGATCGACAGGGATCCAGCCGTGTCCTTTTAGATAAAATTCCGCTCTGCAGTGCTGACCGCCAGAGATCGCTGCGAGGCCCTTTTCATCGGCCTTTCCCATCTCGTTTGAAAATCTGCTCTGCCCTACTCTGATACCGAAAATCTCGCGCGCAGGGATACCTACGGCGCGGCAAAGCCCAACGAATACGGAGTTTATGTCGGTACATTTGCCAACCAGCTTGCCGCTTTCAAGGATCGCTTTTACGTCGCCCGTACCGCAGCCCAGGACGGTGTTATCGCGCTGCATGGTGTTTGCCACCCACGTGTAGATCGCCTTCGCGCGCTCCAGATCGCCTTTTATGCCTTTTGTGATCTCCCCTGCTTTTTGCTTTACGATGCCGTCATTTGGAATGTGCTGAGTAGGTTTTAGATACAATTCCGTTTCAGCGCTCAGCTTTTCGTTCGGGTTAAATTTGACCTTGCTAAAGTCGGTGTTTCGCTCGAAGGTCTCGACTCTAAATTTAACGCTAAGCGTCGGCTTTGCCACCTCGGCGTAGTCCACGTAAAGCGTCGGGATCGCATCGTAGTTTACCGACGGATTGGCGAAATTACCGTCAAATTTGACGTCACTCACGCTTTGATAATCTCTGATGAACGGCAGCGGTATCCACAGCCTGGTTTTCTTGCCCGCCTCTAAAATTTCGTGATTTAGAGTTACGTCAAAAACCCTCTTGTTGCCCATAGCTTTTTCCGCTCCCAGAACGGTGCTCGGAGTAGCCATAACGGCGCCTAAAATCGCAGTGTTTCTTAAAAAATCGCGTCTTTGCATGAAATGCCTTGTATAAATAATAGTTGCCCCGCAACTCTTGGGCGGTATTTTACTAA
This region of Campylobacter showae CSUNSWCD genomic DNA includes:
- a CDS encoding transglutaminase-like domain-containing protein, producing MQRRDFLRNTAILGAVMATPSTVLGAEKAMGNKRVFDVTLNHEILEAGKKTRLWIPLPFIRDYQSVSDVKFDGNFANPSVNYDAIPTLYVDYAEVAKPTLSVKFRVETFERNTDFSKVKFNPNEKLSAETELYLKPTQHIPNDGIVKQKAGEITKGIKGDLERAKAIYTWVANTMQRDNTVLGCGTGDVKAILESGKLVGKCTDINSVFVGLCRAVGIPAREIFGIRVGQSRFSNEMGKADEKGLAAISGGQHCRAEFYLKGHGWIPVDPADVAKVRLGEKLSNDDGKLVKIREYLFGNWEMCWIGFNEARDFVLSPKPAEFPLNNFGYPYGEVDDNVLNYYSPKEFSYDYKSQEVK